Part of the Kineococcus aurantiacus genome, TGCGCTGTACGCGTTCCTGGCCAGCTGGACCGAGTTCCTCGGGGCGCTCACGTTCCTCACCGACGACCGCCTCTACACGCTGCCGCTGTCGCTGGTGAACCTGCAGTCCGGGGCGTACGGGGCCGTGAACTACGGCTACCTCGTGGCCGGGGCCGTCGTGGCGATGGTGCCGTGCGTCGTCCTCTACGTCGCGCTGCAGCGGTTCTACGTCGCCGGCCTGGCCTCGGGCGCCGTCAAGGGCTGACGGGGCACCGGGCCGGGCGACGCAGGAGGGGGTGGTCACCGCGGGAACCCGCGGCGGCCACCCCCTCCTCGTGCCGGTGGGTCAGGGCGCCCAGCTGAAGATGCCGGGCACGCGGAACGTGCGGTCGGGGGTCCCGCCCTCGCCGTCGAACCCGACGGTGATGCCGAAGACCTTCGCGTGCAGCAGGGTCGTGGGGCGCTTCCCGCACACGCCGTACTCGGCCGGCGTGGGGAACTCCAGGGTGGCGACGAGCTTGGCGGAGTTCGAGTCGATCCGGGTGTACCCGTTGACGTCCGAGTACGGCGTCGCGGGGAGGATCGGCAGCGTGCTCTTGACCAGCCGGGGGCGCGGGTCGTCCCCGCACGCCACGGCGGCGTGCATCCGGGCCGAACCGCGGCTACCGACGGAGCCGAGCCCGGAGATCGGGCAGCCCTCCGCGCTGGTCTCGTCGTCGCACGCGACGACGCCGCCGAAGGCGTCGAAACCGGTCAGCGTGAGCCGCAGGTCGACGTACCCGCAGTCGCTGATGGGCGGGTAGTCCGTCGTGCACTTCGGGTAGATCGGCGTGTCGGCGGGGCCGTAGGTCTCGACCTGGGCCGAGGCGAGCTGGACCGTCGGCGCGGTCGTGCCGGTGGTGGTGCCGGTGGCCGCGCCCGCCGGGGCGGCGGCCGCGACGGTGAGCGCGAGCGCGGTGGCGAGCGCCCCGGCGGCGGCGGTGGTGCGTTTCACTGGTTCCCCCCGAGTGAGTGCTGGGGACCCACCCCCATGGGCCCGGACAGCAGTGTGACCGTCACCCGCTGTCACTGCAAGCAACTTGGACTACTCCGCGCGGGTGAACTCAGGCGGCGGTCCGGACCGCCTACACCAGCACTTCCAGGGGCCGCAGCAACGGCCCGGACGTCCGGACCTCCTCCCACGCGCGGGCCAGCCGCTGGACCGCCGGCGCGACGGCGTCGACGTCGAGGCCGAAGGGCAGCCGCAGGTAGCGCTCGAACTCCCCGTCGAGGCCGAAGCGGGGCCCGGCGGTGACCAGGACGCCGCGACGCCGCGCCGCCAGGGCCAGCGCCGAGCTGGTGGCCGTGCCGAGGTTCACCCACAGGGCCAGCCCCCCGCTCACGCCGGGGACCCGCCACTGCGGCAGCACCTCCGCCAGTTCCGCGACGAGGGCGTCGCGGCGCGAGCGCAGGGCGCGGCGGCGGCCGACGAGGACGTCGTCGAGCCGGGGCAGGCAGCGGGCCACGACGAGCTGCTCCAGGACGGGGGTGCCCAGTTCCCACGGCGACCGGTGCGCGGCCAGGTGCCGGACGGTCGCGGCGTCGGCGCGGACCCAGCCGATCCGCAGCCCGCCCCACAGCGACTTGGCGGCCGAGCCGACGTGCAGGACGTCCGCGGGGAACGGGGTGGACCGCGCCGGCGGGTCGATCGCGAGGTCGGCGGTCGTCTCGTCGACGACGAGCCGGGTCCCGTACCGCCGCGCCAGTTCCACGACCCTCGCCCGCTGCGCCGCGGGCATCACCGCGCCGGTCGGGTTCTGGAACGTCGGCATCAGGTAGGCCAGGGCGGGCCGCGTCCGGGCGAAGGCGTCCTCCAGGGCGTCCGCGTCCCACCCGCCGGGCCGCTCGCCGTGCGCGGCGGTGACCGGCACGGCGACGAGCCGCCCGCCGGCGGCGCGGGCCGCGTCGAGGGCGTGCGGGTAGCCGGGGCTCTCGACGAGGACTCGGTCGCCCGGGGTCAGGACGCTGCGGCAGACCAACCCGACGGCGTGCTGGGCGCCGAGGGTCACGAGCACCTCGTCCGGGGTCGTGGGCAGGCCGCGGGCGGTGTACCGCGCGGCCAGCGCGGTGCGCAGCTCGGGGACCCCGAGCAGTTCGTACCCGTCGCCGCGCAGGTGGTCGGCGGCGTCGTCGACGGCCGCCCGCAGCGCCTCCTGGACCTCCGGCGCCGCCGGCAGCACGGCCCGGGTGAGGTCGAAGGTGGCCGAGGCCAGGGGGTGCGGCTCGACGGCGGGTCCGGTGGCGGGCAGCACCAGGACGCTGCCCGACCCGCGGACGCTGCGCAGCAGCCCCTCCTCGCGCAGCCGCGCGTAGGCGGCCGCGACGGTGGTGCGGCTGACGCCGAGCGCCGCGGCGAGCTCCCGCTCGGCGGGCAGCCGGGTCCCGGAGGCGATGCGGCCGTCGACGAGCAGCAGCCGGATGCGCCCGGCGAGCGCGCGCAGGGCCGGTCCGTCGTCGCGCCACCGGCCGAGGAGGTGGCGCAGGCTGGACGCGGAGAGGGTGGGCACCAGGCCACCGTACTCGGATTGGCACTGTCGAAGGGGGTGTTGGATGCGGTCCAATCCTGGGGTGAGAAGTCCACTGCCCGTCGCCCGGCTCGTCCAGCTCCTCGTCGGCCTCGTCCTGTACGGCGTCGGCGAGGGCCTCATGGTGCTCGCCCACGTCGGGGTCGGGCCCTGGTCGGTGCTCGCCACCGGGCTCGCCGACCTGACGGGCGCCGGCGTCGGCTGGCTCACCAACCTCATCGGCCTCGTGGTCCTCCTGCTGTGGATCCCGTTGCGGCAGAAGCCGGGGATCGGGACCCTGCTCAACGTCCTGCTCGTGGGGACGGTCATCGAGGCGACCGTCGACCTGCTCCCGGCCCCCGAGCTGCTCGCCGTGCGGGTCCCGCTGTTCGCCGCCGGGATGGTGCTGCTGGCCGTCGCCAGCGGCGTCTACATCGGCGCCGGCCTCGGGCCCGGGCCGCGGGACGGCCTGATGACCGGCCTGCACGCGCGGACGGGCCGGCCGATCTGGCTGTGCCGGTGCGCGGTGGAGGTCTCGGCGCTCGTGCTGGGGTGGCTCATGGGCGGCGACGTCGGGGTGGGGACCGTGGTGTTCGCGTTCGGCATCGGCCCCCTCGTGGGGTTCGTGCTGCCGCGCCTCGACGCGTCCCGGCGGTCCGCGGTGCTCCCGGTGCCGGCCCGGTAGCGTCCGGGCATGCCGTACTTCGCCGCCACCTACGCCTACACGCCCGACACCCAGACGCGGGACGCCGTGCGCCCGGCCCACCGGGAGTACCTGGCGTCCCTGGAGCAGCTCGTCCTGTCCGGTCCCACCGACGACGACGGCGCCCTCCTGCTCTTCGAGGCCCCCGACGCCGCGGCCGTCGAGGCGCTGCTCGACGCCGACCCGTTCCACCTCGACGGCCGGGTCGTCGGGTCCCGCCGCGTCGTCGGCTGGAACCCGGTGCTGGGGCGGCTGAAGAGCGCCCTCTGACCCCTGCCGGGCTCCGCGGCGTCACCCCGCGGCCAGCGGCCGACCGAGTTCACGCCGCACCGCCCGCAGCGACTCCTCCTGCTGGGCCTCGTAGAGGTCGAAGGGGTCCAGCACGGGGGCGCCGATCGCCTCCGAGAGCCGGGCCGCGTCCCACACCGCCCCCGCCCGGGCGTCGTCGCGGGTGCCCTCGTCGGTGAGGTTGGACTGGAAGATGCCCGCCGCCGAGCGGGGCAGGAAGTCCTCGTAGACGATCGGTTCCGCCACGAGCACCCCGGTGCGCAGCAGGGTGCCCGGGTCCGCGTCGGCCGTCCCCGCCGCGCGGTCGCCGACGGCCCACGTCGCGAACCCCAGCCCCTGCGCGAGGAGTTCGCGCTCGGTCGCCGGCAGGTTCTCCCGCCACACCTCCCGGGCCACCTCGACACGGGTGCGCACCTCACCCGGCCGGGCCCGGCGCGCGTCCACCTCGGCGACCATCGCGTCGTACAGGTCCCGGCCACGGCGGGTCAGGGCGATGCCGCGCTGCTCCACCTCCCCGAACCGGACGCGCAGGGTGGCGCGCTCGACGCGGCCGTCGGGCAGCCGGAACACCCGGTCCTCGGCCAGGGCCCGGAACGACGTCTGCCGCAGCAGGACGTCGGGCCCCTCCCAGGCCGGGGGGCCCTGGATCTCGTCGATCATCTCGATCCCCCGGGCCCGCATGCGCGCGTAGAGGTCGTCGATGTCCAGCACCCGCGGCGTCAGGTGGTTGACGTGGGTGGAGGGGACCCCGCCGATGTCGGCGGCGACGGAGGAGACGGTCTCCAGGTGCTCGTACCAGGCCTTGTCGACCGGTTCGCCGGACAGCGCGAACGCGGCCGCGGCCAGGGTCAGCAGCCGCCCGGCGGCCGGCTCGTCCAGACCCCCGCCGGTGGCGGCCGCGTCGGCCAGGTCCAGCAGCTCGTCCCCGAACAGCCGGCGGGCGGCGAGGAACCGTTCCAGCCGCTCGCGGGTCGGGTCGTCGAAGAACCGGCGGTCGTCGGTGGCCAGCACGGAGGTGAAGACGCGGAACGGGTTGCGCGCCAGCTCCTCCGGGTCGACGGGGCGGAACGCCGTCGAGACCACGGGGACCGAGCTGCGGGAGGCGTCGCGCAGGTCGTAGAACCCGACGGGGTGCATGCCGAACGCGGCGAACACCCGCGCCACCTGCCCCAGCTCGCGGGCCGAGCCCACCCGGATCGCGCCGTGCCGCTCGGCGGTGACCCGCTCGACGCTGCCCAGGCGCTCGGCCGACCGGCCGCGCCGGGCGGCGACGTCGGCGTTGACGGCCCGGGAGACCTCCACGAGGTCCTCGTAGGCCGGGACCTCGCGGCCGTAGGTGGCGGCCAGGGCCAGGGCGAAGCGGGCCCGCAGTTCCCAGGTCGGGACGTGCGCCATCGGTGCTCCTTCCTCAGGGGTTCGCTCAGAGACGGACGTGGACGCGCCCGGGACGGCCGCTGCGGTCCATCGCCGCGCGCACCCGGTCCTGGGCGAGGCGGCGCGCGGCCGCGTGCGGGGGTTCCCCGGCCCGCCGGGCGGCGTCCAGGACGTCCACGGTGTTGCGGGACAACCGGTCCGCGACCGCGTCGAGGACCCGCTGCTCCTCGACGGGGAACACCGAGTACCGCGCGTCCATCGCGAACGCCGCGGCCACCACCCCGCCGGCGTTGGCGATGAAGTCGGGGACCACGACGACGCCCCGCTCGTGCAGCACCCGCAGCGCCGCCGCGTCGGCGGGCAGGTTCGCGCCCTCGACGACGACGCGGGCCCGCACCCCCGCGGCCAGCTGCGCGTCCAGGACGTCCTGGCGCGCGGCGGGCACGAGGACGTCGGTGTCCAGCAGCAGTTCCGCCCCGGCGGGCAGCAGCCGCGCGCCGGGCACGTCGCGGGCGACGTGGTGGACCAGGCCGTCGCCGTGCGCGGCGGCGGCCAGCAGCGCGGGCACGTCGAGGCCGTCGGGGCGGTGCACGGCCCCGGCGGCCGTGGAGACCGCGACGACCTGCGCGCCCAGGGCGTCCAGGCGGCGGGCGGCGGCCCGGCCCACGGCCCCGAAACCCTGGACCACGACGCGGGACCCGGCGACGGCACCGCCGGTCCAGGCCAGCGCCGCGGCGGCGGCCCCGGCGACGCCGTGGCCGGTGACGCCCCACTGGTCGTAGGGAACGCCGCCGGTCTCGCGGGGGCTGCCGACCGCGGCGCCGCGGTCGCGCAGCTCGTCCTGCACGACGGCCGCGTCGTCCTCACCGAGCCCCATGTCGAGGCCGACGACGTACTCCGAGGGCACCTCGTTGGCCAGGGCCCGCACGAACCGGCGCAGGTGCAGCTCCTTGTCCGGGGAGGCCGGGTCCCAGCGGATCCCGGCCTTGGCGCCGCCGAAGCCGAGGTCGACCGCGGCCCACTTCCAGGTCATGACCCGCGCCAGCCGTCCCACCTCCGAGACCGTGAGGTCCGGGGCCATGCGCGTACCGCCCTTGCCCATGCCGCGGGCGGTGTTGTCGATGACCAGGACCCCGCGCATCCCGCTGCGGGGTTCGGCGACGGTGACGACCTTCTCGGGCCCCCACTCGTCGACGTGGCTGAAGTCGTCGGCGATCACGCTGCGCCCGAACCGAAGTCGACGCCCTGCGCCAGCGGCAGGTCGCGGGAGAAGTTCACGGTGGTGGTGGCCCGGCGCATGTAGGCGCGCCAGGAGTCCGACCCGGCCTCGCGCCCGCCGCCGGTGGACTTCTCCCCGCCGAACGCGCCGCCGATCTCGGCGCCGGAAGTGCCGATGTTGACGTTGGCGATGCCGCAGTCGGACCCGACGACGGAGGTGAACAGCTCCGCCTCTCGCTGGTCGCGGGTGAACACCGCCGACGACAGCCCCTGCGGCACGTCGTTGTTGAGGGCGAGGGCCTCCTCGAACTCGCGGTAGCGCAGCACGTACAGCACGGGGGCGAACGTCTCGCGGCGCACGACGTCGAGCTGGGCGGGGACCTCCACGACCGCCGGCCGCACGTAGTGCGCCCGCTGCGGCCCGACCGCGACCCGCTCGCCGCCGACCACGACCGACCCGCCCCCGGCGACGGCCTCGTCGACGGCGGCGCGCATCGCGTCGTGGGTCGCGGCGGAGAACAGCGGGCCGACGAGGGTGGCCGGGTCGAAGGGGTCACCCACGCGCAGGCCGGAGTAGACGGTGCTCAGCCGGGCCAGCAGCTCGTCGGCGACGGACTCGTGGACGATGAGCCGCCGCAGCGTGGTGCAGCGCTGGCCGGCGGTCCCGGCCGCGGCGAACACGATGCCGCGCACCGCGAGGTCGAGGTCGGCGCTGGGGGTGACGATCGCGGCGTTGTTGCCGCCGAGCTCGAGGATCGCGCGCCCGAAACGGGCCGCGACCCGCGGGGCGATCTCGCGGCCGAGGCGCTCGGAGCCGGTCGCGGACAGGACCGGGACCAGGGGGCTGTCGACGAGGGGGGCCGCCCCGGTGGCGTCGGCGACGACGGTTCGGTTCAGGCCCGCGGGCATCCCCAGCTCGGCCGCGGCCCGTTCCAGCAGCGCGGAGGCGGCGAGCGCGACGAGCGGGGTGCGCTCGGAGGGTTTCCACACGACGGTGTCGCCGCAGACCAGGGCCAGCGCCGCGTTCCAGGCCCAGACGGCGGCGGGGAAGTTGAACGCCGAGATGACCCCGACGACGCCGACGGGGTGCCAGGTCTCGCTCAGCCGGTGCTCGGGGCGCTCGGAGGGCAGGGTCCGGCCCTCCAGCTGCCGGGACAGGCCCACGGCGAGGTCGCAGACGTCGACCATCTCCTGCACCTCACCCAGCGCCTCGGAGCGGATCTTGCCGACCTCGACGCCGATGAGGTCGGCGAGGGGTTCGCGGTGCTCGGTGAGCAGGTCGCCCAGCCGGCGGACCAGGCGCCCGCGGACGGGGGCCGGGACGGTGCGCCAGCGCAGCCACGTCTCGTGGGCGGCGGCGACCGCGGCCTCGACGTCGGCGGCACCGGCCGCGGGCACCGTCGCGACGACCTGCCCGTCGAGGGGGCTGACGACGTCGAAGGCAGCCCCGCCGGTGGTGGGGGAGGTGGCGGGGGGCGCCGGCCGGTCGGGGTCCACGCCGCAGGCGCGCAGCGCGGCGCGGGCGACGGCGCGCGGGTCGGTGCGCAGCTCGGTGGTGGGTCCGGTGGTCGATGCGGTGGTGGGCTCGGTGGTGGTGCTCACGGGGTCTCCTCGGGTGGGGCGGGTGCGGCGGCGGACGGGGCGCGGTCAGACGATGGCCACCTCGGTGCGCCGGACGGGCGCGGCGAAGCGGTCGGCGCTGAAGGCGCCGACGTCGAGGGCGGGGGTGCGGCCCAGCAGCAGGTCCCGCACGCACTCGGCCGCGGCGGGCGCCTGGAGGAACCCGTGGCCGGAGAAGCCGGTGGCGTACAGGAAGCGGAAGGGCGTGCCGGTGGCTTCCCCGATGAGGGCGTTGCGGTCGGGGGTCTCCTCGTACAGCCCGGCCCACCCGCGTTCGAGGGGGACGTCGGCCAGGGCGGGGGCGACCCGGCGCAGGACCGCGCGCAGCCCGGTGTGCCAGGCGGTGTCGACCTCGCGGTCGAAACCTGCCGGTTCCGCGGGGTCGGCCCAGCCCAGCAGCAGGCCGCCGTCCTCGCTGCCGTGGAAGTAGGCGGTGCTGGACTGGTCGATGGTGAAGGGCACCGCGTGCGGGCGCGCGGGGGAGGGCGGGGCGAAGGCGACCTGGCGGCGGCGGGGCACGACGGGCAGGTCCACCCCGGCCAGGGCGGCGAGCGCGCCGGACCACGCGCCGGCCGCGCAGACGACGGCGGGCGCCAGCACGGCCGAGTTGTCAGACAACCTCACGCGCGCCTGCCCGGCGGGTCCCTCCTCCACGGCGACGACCTCGGCGCCGGTGCGGAAGCGCACCCCGGCCGCGCGCGCCCGTCGCGCCAGGGCGTGGACGACGGCCCGCGGCCGGGCGAACCCGGCGTCGGGGGACCACACCGCGGCCAGCAGCCCGGTGGGGTCGAGGTAGGGGCAGCGGCGGACGGCCTCGGCGGGGTCGACGAGCCGGGTGGGGACGCCCAGGGCGTTCTGCACGCCGGCGCCGGCGGCGTGGCGCTCGACGTCGGCGGCGTCGCGCAGGGCGAACAGGTACCCGACCTCGCGCAGGCCGACGTCGGGCCCTCGCCCGCGCCCCGGTCCGTGCCCCTCGCCGCGGGCGAGGGCCCGGTAGGACTCCAGGCTGCGGCGGGCCAGTTCCACGTTGGCGGGGTCGGAGAACACGGCCCGCACCCCGCCGAGGGGTTTGCCGGAGGAACCGGCGGCGAGGTCGTCGCGTTCGAGCACGACCACGTCGGTCGTCCCCGCCCGCGCCAGCGCGTCCGCCACGGCGACGCCGAGGATGCCGCCGCCGATGACGACGACCGCGGCGCGTTCGACGTTCCCGGTGCCGGTCGCGCGGGGTACCCCTCCGTGCGTCGTGGTCACGGTTCTCCTCCCGGTCCGGTGGTTCGGTGGGTTCACCGTGCCGCCCGCGGGCCCACCGGACAAGCGACGGGTTCTGCGGTCGAACCGTTAGGTTCCCTGCATGGACGAGCTGGGTCGCGTGGGGTTGCGGGCGCTGGTGGAACTGGCCCGGCGGGGCAGCATCGCGGCGGTCGCCGAGGACACCGGGTACACCGCAGGCGCTGTCTCGCAGCAGATCGCGCGGCTGGAATCCGTGGTGGGGCACCCGCTGACGGTCCGTTCGGGCCGGGGGGTCCGGTTGACGGACGTGGGGCGGGTGCTGGCCGAGGAGGCCGTGGCCGTGCTGCGCGCGGAGGAGGCGGCGCTGGCCGCGGCGCGGGCGGCGCGCACCGAGGTCCGGGGTCAGTTGCGCATCGGGGTCTTCGGCAGCACCGCGGCGACGTTGCTCGCGCCGCTGGTCCTGCGGTCGGCGCAGGTCCACCCCGGGTTGCGGCTGACGAGCCGGGAGGTCGACGTGGACGACACCGCGGCGGCGGTGCGGCGCGGGGAGGTCGACGTCGCGTTCGGCGTGGAGTACCCCGACGCACCGATGCCGCGGCGGCCCGAGACCGAACTCGTGCCGCTGCTCACCGAGCGGTTCGCGCTGGCGGTGTCGCCGGAGGTTCCCGGGCCGGGACGCACCACGCTGTCCGCGGCGGCGCGGTGGCCGTGGATCCTCACGCCGGCCTGCACGCCGTTCGGGGCGGCGGTGCGCAACGCGTGCCGGTCGGCGGGTTTCGAACCCGACGTGCTGCACGAGGTGACGGACACGTCGGCGGCGCTGCTGCTGGCCGGCCGCGGGCTGGGGGTCACCCCGGTGACCCCGCTCATGCGGCGGCTGGGGACGGAGCCGGTGCGGGTGCTGGAGCTGGACGACGTCGTCGAGCGCCGGATCGTGCTGGTGCGCCACCGCGCGGACGCGGGCCGGGCGACGGTGCGGGCGCTGACCGAGGTGCTGCGCGCGGTGACGGCGGAGGAACCCGTCGGCTGAGCGGAAGTCGTACGAACAGCGTGCGACGAAACCGTTGACAGCAGTTGTCTGCTTGGACATTCTTTTGTCAGACAAGTTGCTGCAAAGTCTGATGGGAGGTGCCGGGTGATCGGGGTCATCGGTGACAACACCATCGACCGCTACGTCGGCGAGGTCGAGCGGACCTTCGTCGGCGGCAACGCGCTGAACGTCGCGGTGCAGCTGCACCGGCACGGGCGGCCCGTGCACTACTCCGGCGCCGTCGCCGACGACCCCGACGGGCAGGTCGTCCGCGCGGCCGTCGAGGCCCAGGGCGTGGGCGTGACCGGTCTGCGCACCGATCCCGGCGAGACGGCCGTGACGCTGGTGGAGGTCGCCGCCGACGGCGAGCGCTCCTTCGCCCGCGAGGACTTCGGCGTCACCGCCCGCTTCGTCCCCGCCGAGGCCGAACTGGACCTGCTCGCCCGCTGCGACTGGGTGCACCTCGGCATGACCGCTGCGGCGCAGCAGGTCCGCGACGCCCTGCGCGCCCGCGGCCCGGTGCGCCTCAGCCAGGACTGCGCCGTCAGCCCCGGCCACGACGGGCTGGAGGTCGCCTTCCTGTCCGTCGGCGACGACCGCTCCCGGGCGCCGGCCGCCGCCCGGGAGGCCCTCGCCGGCGGGGCCCGGCTGGCCGTCGCCACCTGCGGGGCCGCCGGCGCCTACGCCACCGACGGGCAGCGGGAGTGGTGGCAGGACGCCACCGCCGCCGACGTCGTCGACACCACCGGGGCCGGTGACTCCTTCATCGCCGGCTTCATCGCCGCGCGGGTGGACGGGCACGACGTGCCCACCGCCCTGCGCACCGGCTCGCAGTGGGCCGCCGCCACGTGCGGCCACCTCGCGGGCTGGCCGCAGGACCCCTCGTGACCTTCCCGGCGCCGCGCCGGGACCCCGACGACCGCCGCCCCTCCGGGCCGGCGGGACCCACCACCCAGGGAGTGGAACCATGCTGAACTTCGACGAAGAGCGCTTCGTGCGCATCCAGTCCGGCGCCGTCGGGCTCGCCGGGCAGCTGCACCGGGCCGTGGCCGACGCGCTGGAGGCCGGCGCGCAGAACCTGTTCTTCCTCGGCGCCGGCGGGGTCACCCTGCTGACCCACCCGGCCGCGCGCCTGCTGCAGACCACCTCGACCTTCCCCGTCCACCTGGACATGGCCGCCGAGCTCGTGGTGCGCGACAACGTGCACCTCGGGCCGCAGTCCCTCGTCGTCATGCCCTCGCTGTCGGGCACCACGAAGGAGGCCGTCGAGGCGCTGGAGTTCTGCCGCGCCAAGGGCGCCCGCGTCCTCACCCTCACCGGGCACGCCGACACCCCGATGGCGCAGCTGGCCGACGTGAACTTCACGAACTTCGCCGAGGACGACACCTCCAGCGAGTCGTACTACCTGCAGACCCTGCTCATCGCCCTGTCCGTCATGCACCTGCGCGGGGAGCACGACGCCTACCCGCAGACGGTCGCCGAGCTGGAGGCGCTGCCCGCCCAGCTCGTCGAGGTCAAGCGCGCGTTCGAGTCCCGCGCCGCGGAGATCGCCCGCACCATCAAGGACGAGCCGTACCACGTCATCACCGCGGCCGGGTCGGCCTGGCCCGAGGCGTACTACTACGGCATGTGCATCCTGGAGGAGATGCAGTGGATCCGGACCCGCCCGGTGCACGCCTCCGACTTCTTCCACGGCACCCTCGAACTCGTCGAGGCCGGCGTCAGCGTCGTCGTCCTCAAGGGCGAGGACGAGACCCGCCCGCTGGCCGAGCGCGTGGAGAAGTTCGTCCCCGACCACACCGAGAAGCTGCTGGTGCTGGACACCGCCGACTTCGAGCTGCCCGGCACCTCCGCCGCCGTGCGCGCGCTCGTCTCCCCGGTCCTGCTGGCCACGGCCCTGGAACGGCTCAGCGCCCACCTGGAGGTGCTGCGCGACCACCCGCTCACCACCCGCCGCTACTACCGGCGCCTGGACTACTGAGACCCGACCACCGACCGTTCCGACCACCCGACCCCGGAGGCCAGCGTGCCCGGCACCCGCCCGAGCGCCCCGCTCACCGCGGCGCTCGCCGCGCTCCCGCGGGAGACTCCGCAGGTGCCGCTCGTCGGGCTCGTCCCGGTGGGTTCAGTAGCGTCGCTCCCCTCGACGGAGGAGGGGACCACCATGCCCGACAAGCGGCCGCTGCCCAGCATCGTGCGCGACCAGCTCATGGACCTGCTGCGGGCGCAGGGGTTCAAGCCGGGGGACCGGCTGCCCAGCGAGGCGGAGATCTCCCGCCTGTGGGACGTCGGGCGCAGCAGCGTCCGGGAAGCGCTGAAGCTGCTGGAGCAGGAGGGGCTGGTCCAGGCCGAGCGCGGCCGGGGACGGTTCCTGTCCTCCCTCGGCAGCCTCAGCGTGGACCGGCCCATCACCCGGTTCGAGTCCGCCACCCAGATGCTGGCCAGCCTGGGGCGCAGCAGCCGCACCATGGTGCTGTCGGTCACCGAGACCGACCCCTCGCCCGAGGCGGTCGAGGCCCTCGGCCTGGCCGAGGGCGAACGGGTCGTCCGCCTCGAGCGGCTGCGCTCGGACGGGGACGACCCCCTCATCTACAGCGTCGACACCATCCCGGCCTTCTGCATCCCCGGCCCCGTCCGCCACGTGGACTGGACCGGCTCGCTCACCGAGCTGCTCGCCATCCAGGGGCACCTGCCCGTCTCCTCGGCCGCCCGCCTGCAGGCCGTCGAGCTGCCCGAGCAGGTGCGCACCCAGTACCACCTCGACGGTTTCGGCCCGTGGCTGCTCATCACCGAGACCGCCATCACCACGACCGGCCGCCGGGTCCTGCTCGCCGAGGACTACCACCGCGGTGACGCCTTCACCTTCAACGTCCTGCGCCGCTGAGCGACGCAGGGGCCAGCGCGCCGGCCCCGGCCGGCGACCACCCCCCGAGAGAGGTCCCATGTCCGCACGCACCGCGCTGAGGCTGCCGACCCCCGTCCCCGCCTCCCCCCAGGACCGTTCCTACTGGCTCGACACCACCGTCCCCGAGCGGGGTGACGAGCTGCCCGCCCTGCGCGGGGACACCACCGCCCGCGTCGCCGTCGTCGGCGGGGGGCTGACCGGCCTGTGGACGGCCTACCGCATCGTCCAGGCCCAGCCCGACGCGGACGTCGTCGTGCTGGAGGCCGAGTTCTGCGGCGCCGGGGCCTCGGGCCGCAACGGCGGCCAGGTCCACAGCTGGTGCGAGAGCCTGGACCGCCTCGAAGCCGTCGTCGGGCCCCGCGAGGCGGTCCGGCTGGCCCGCGCCTCGGTGGAGGCGATCGAGGAGCTCGCCGCCCTGCAGGACGGCGGCCTGGACATGGACCTGCGGCTGGACGGCTGGATCTGGGGCGCCAGCTCCCGGGCCCAGGAGGGGGCCTGGGCCGACGCCCTGGCCCGCAGCCGCGCCGCCGGCCTCGACGTCTACACCGAGCTGGACGCCGACGGGATGCTGGCCCGCACCGGGACGGCCACGTCGTACCAGGGCGTGGTGGAGGAACGCGCCGGGAGCCTGCACCCCGGCAAGCTCGTGCGCGGGCTGCGCGACCTCCTGCTCGCCCGGGGTGTGCGCATCCACGAGCGCACGCCCGTCACCGAGATCGGGTCCGGTCCGCGGCCGGTGCTGCGGACCCCCGGCGGCAGCGTCCGCGCCGAGAAGGTCCTGCTCGCCACCAACGCCTGGGCCGGGGCCATCCCCGAGATCAACCGCTTCATGTACTCCGTGGAGAGCCAGGTCGTCGTCACCGTCCCGATCCCGGACCGCCTCGACGCCCTGGGCTGGAAGAGCGGGGCGTCCATCTGCGACTCCCAGCGCCAGGTGCTGTACTTCCAGCGCACCGTGGACGGGCGCGTGCTGCTCGGGCAGGGCACCGGGAACCCCGTCTTCGCCGGCCGCCTCGGCGCCCGCACCAACCGCAACCCCCCGCTGGCGGCCAGC contains:
- the amaB gene encoding L-piperidine-6-carboxylate dehydrogenase, yielding MSTTTEPTTASTTGPTTELRTDPRAVARAALRACGVDPDRPAPPATSPTTGGAAFDVVSPLDGQVVATVPAAGAADVEAAVAAAHETWLRWRTVPAPVRGRLVRRLGDLLTEHREPLADLIGVEVGKIRSEALGEVQEMVDVCDLAVGLSRQLEGRTLPSERPEHRLSETWHPVGVVGVISAFNFPAAVWAWNAALALVCGDTVVWKPSERTPLVALAASALLERAAAELGMPAGLNRTVVADATGAAPLVDSPLVPVLSATGSERLGREIAPRVAARFGRAILELGGNNAAIVTPSADLDLAVRGIVFAAAGTAGQRCTTLRRLIVHESVADELLARLSTVYSGLRVGDPFDPATLVGPLFSAATHDAMRAAVDEAVAGGGSVVVGGERVAVGPQRAHYVRPAVVEVPAQLDVVRRETFAPVLYVLRYREFEEALALNNDVPQGLSSAVFTRDQREAELFTSVVGSDCGIANVNIGTSGAEIGGAFGGEKSTGGGREAGSDSWRAYMRRATTTVNFSRDLPLAQGVDFGSGAA
- a CDS encoding FAD-dependent oxidoreductase — its product is MTTTHGGVPRATGTGNVERAAVVVIGGGILGVAVADALARAGTTDVVVLERDDLAAGSSGKPLGGVRAVFSDPANVELARRSLESYRALARGEGHGPGRGRGPDVGLREVGYLFALRDAADVERHAAGAGVQNALGVPTRLVDPAEAVRRCPYLDPTGLLAAVWSPDAGFARPRAVVHALARRARAAGVRFRTGAEVVAVEEGPAGQARVRLSDNSAVLAPAVVCAAGAWSGALAALAGVDLPVVPRRRQVAFAPPSPARPHAVPFTIDQSSTAYFHGSEDGGLLLGWADPAEPAGFDREVDTAWHTGLRAVLRRVAPALADVPLERGWAGLYEETPDRNALIGEATGTPFRFLYATGFSGHGFLQAPAAAECVRDLLLGRTPALDVGAFSADRFAAPVRRTEVAIV
- a CDS encoding LysR family transcriptional regulator codes for the protein MDELGRVGLRALVELARRGSIAAVAEDTGYTAGAVSQQIARLESVVGHPLTVRSGRGVRLTDVGRVLAEEAVAVLRAEEAALAAARAARTEVRGQLRIGVFGSTAATLLAPLVLRSAQVHPGLRLTSREVDVDDTAAAVRRGEVDVAFGVEYPDAPMPRRPETELVPLLTERFALAVSPEVPGPGRTTLSAAARWPWILTPACTPFGAAVRNACRSAGFEPDVLHEVTDTSAALLLAGRGLGVTPVTPLMRRLGTEPVRVLELDDVVERRIVLVRHRADAGRATVRALTEVLRAVTAEEPVG
- a CDS encoding PfkB family carbohydrate kinase; translation: MIGVIGDNTIDRYVGEVERTFVGGNALNVAVQLHRHGRPVHYSGAVADDPDGQVVRAAVEAQGVGVTGLRTDPGETAVTLVEVAADGERSFAREDFGVTARFVPAEAELDLLARCDWVHLGMTAAAQQVRDALRARGPVRLSQDCAVSPGHDGLEVAFLSVGDDRSRAPAAAREALAGGARLAVATCGAAGAYATDGQREWWQDATAADVVDTTGAGDSFIAGFIAARVDGHDVPTALRTGSQWAAATCGHLAGWPQDPS
- a CDS encoding SIS domain-containing protein, producing the protein MLNFDEERFVRIQSGAVGLAGQLHRAVADALEAGAQNLFFLGAGGVTLLTHPAARLLQTTSTFPVHLDMAAELVVRDNVHLGPQSLVVMPSLSGTTKEAVEALEFCRAKGARVLTLTGHADTPMAQLADVNFTNFAEDDTSSESYYLQTLLIALSVMHLRGEHDAYPQTVAELEALPAQLVEVKRAFESRAAEIARTIKDEPYHVITAAGSAWPEAYYYGMCILEEMQWIRTRPVHASDFFHGTLELVEAGVSVVVLKGEDETRPLAERVEKFVPDHTEKLLVLDTADFELPGTSAAVRALVSPVLLATALERLSAHLEVLRDHPLTTRRYYRRLDY